In a genomic window of Nostoc sp. UHCC 0870:
- a CDS encoding serine/threonine-protein kinase, giving the protein METLLDNRYRVVQTLGSGGFGETFLAEDTQMPSSRRCVVKQLKPIHHNPQIYQLVQERFQREAAILEDLGSYTDQIPTLYAYFQSDGQFYVIQEWVQGDTLTAKFRQQGIFSESAVKDILVNLLPVLEYVHSKRIIHRDIKPDNIILRHRDGKPVLIDFGAVRESMGTVVNSQGDPTSSIVIGTPGYMPSEQAAGRPMYSSDIYSLGMTAIYLLTGKQPQELETDPRSGEIIWRTYALSVSPTLAGVIDRAIAYHPRERFATAREMLEALQLGAVTFPPTVPYQQPQTPPTVPYQQPQTPPTVPYQQPQIATVPPAATLSNTVAVSPAPSPSPQPVNQTNSNRGVVLGSLIAGGLVGASVLIGFALTRPNQPVAQSTTSSNESIINNNSTPTVEPTDTSTIPETTTNQETTQNTAPRVNPPVTRNLPPVTNPVDSPIANESEPEENTSSETPELLRPPPEQAIENYYATINQGEYENAWNMLSPSFQNSKLHPKGYLSYVEWWGGQVESVNVDNVNLVEANTETATVTTRLTYLMKTGRQSSNSVRFSLLWDEDNSRWVVNGAK; this is encoded by the coding sequence ATGGAAACGCTGCTAGACAATCGCTATCGAGTAGTTCAAACTTTGGGTAGTGGTGGATTTGGGGAAACATTCTTGGCAGAAGATACCCAAATGCCATCTAGCCGTCGCTGCGTAGTGAAACAGCTTAAACCTATTCACCATAATCCCCAAATTTACCAACTAGTACAAGAGCGTTTTCAACGGGAAGCGGCAATTTTAGAAGACTTGGGGAGTTATACAGACCAAATTCCCACTTTATATGCTTATTTTCAATCCGATGGGCAATTTTATGTGATTCAAGAGTGGGTGCAAGGGGATACACTCACAGCCAAATTTCGTCAACAAGGCATATTTAGTGAAAGCGCAGTTAAAGACATTCTCGTGAATCTATTACCCGTCTTAGAGTACGTCCATTCTAAGCGGATCATTCACCGCGATATTAAACCAGATAACATTATTCTGCGTCATCGGGATGGCAAACCTGTACTGATTGACTTTGGTGCAGTGCGGGAATCTATGGGTACAGTGGTAAATTCCCAAGGTGATCCTACCAGTTCGATTGTGATTGGGACACCAGGCTATATGCCGAGTGAACAAGCCGCAGGTAGACCGATGTATTCCAGTGATATATATAGTTTGGGAATGACAGCAATTTATTTGCTGACGGGGAAACAGCCACAGGAATTAGAGACAGACCCCAGGAGTGGGGAAATTATCTGGCGCACATACGCCTTGAGTGTCAGTCCTACATTAGCAGGTGTCATTGATCGCGCGATCGCCTACCACCCCAGAGAACGCTTCGCCACCGCTAGGGAAATGTTAGAAGCCTTGCAATTAGGTGCAGTCACCTTCCCCCCAACCGTCCCTTATCAGCAACCACAAACTCCCCCCACAGTTCCTTATCAGCAACCACAAACTCCCCCAACCGTTCCTTATCAGCAACCACAAATAGCTACAGTTCCACCTGCTGCAACATTATCCAACACCGTCGCCGTCAGTCCAGCACCTTCCCCATCTCCTCAACCTGTCAATCAAACTAATAGTAATCGGGGAGTTGTACTTGGTAGTTTAATTGCTGGGGGTTTAGTTGGTGCATCTGTCTTAATTGGGTTCGCCTTGACTAGACCAAATCAACCAGTAGCACAGTCAACAACATCTTCTAATGAATCTATTATTAACAATAACAGCACTCCCACTGTAGAACCGACGGACACCTCTACAATTCCTGAAACAACTACAAATCAAGAAACAACTCAAAATACTGCACCACGGGTAAATCCTCCTGTCACCAGAAATTTACCCCCTGTAACAAACCCTGTTGATTCGCCAATTGCTAATGAATCCGAACCAGAAGAGAATACATCATCTGAAACTCCAGAATTATTAAGACCCCCACCAGAACAAGCAATTGAGAATTATTATGCAACTATCAATCAGGGTGAGTATGAAAATGCGTGGAATATGCTATCTCCCAGCTTTCAAAATAGCAAGCTGCACCCCAAAGGCTATCTTTCTTACGTGGAGTGGTGGGGAGGACAGGTAGAAAGCGTTAATGTTGATAACGTCAATTTAGTAGAAGCGAATACAGAAACAGCTACAGTTACTACGCGGTTGACATACTTGATGAAAACCGGTAGACAATCTTCTAATTCTGTGCGCTTTTCTCTGTTATGGGATGAGGACAATAGTAGATGGGTTGTCAATGGTGCTAAGTAG
- a CDS encoding protein kinase domain-containing protein, protein METLLENRYRVVQTLGSGGFGETFLAEDTQMPSSRRCVVKQLKPIHNNPQIYQLVQERFQREAAILEDLGSYNDQIPALYAYFQSDGQFYVIQEWVQGDTLTAKFRQQGVFSESAVKDILVNLLPVLEYVHSKRIIHRDIKPDNIILRHRDSKPVLIDFGAVRESMGTVFNSQGLPTSSIVIGTPGYMPSEQAAGRPMYSSDIYSLGMTAIYLLTGKQPHELETDPRNGEIIWRTHALSVSPTLADVIDRAIAYHPRERFTTAREMLQALQFGAATFPPTVGTPQSIPEQTISVSPAASPQPTNQSDGKQRILVGSLITGGLIAAVAIISFANNNNQQLQTVDESTPVPTEQSTIVNEPPSTPISSLPTATPTSEPQTPTQTNRPYLGIQMVTLTPEDKEKFRNQFGDRINITADTGVLLVNIVPGYPASIGGLQSGDVIRSINNQPVTTIEEVGKIVEQSRIGSPLPIEVERNQQLVQVIVTPATRPSPEATIQNYYGHINRSEYEAAWNYLSKDHQNNKELHPNGFNSFKEWWGKVRYVEIQQLTSQEISNETATVDSQVSYSMKSGGTISQSLRFFLKQETSSPLWLIYKTEKL, encoded by the coding sequence ATGGAAACGCTACTAGAGAATCGCTATCGAGTAGTCCAAACTTTGGGTAGTGGTGGATTTGGGGAAACATTCTTGGCGGAAGATACCCAAATGCCATCTAGCCGTCGCTGCGTGGTGAAACAGCTTAAACCGATACACAATAATCCGCAAATTTACCAACTAGTACAAGAGCGTTTTCAACGAGAAGCAGCCATTTTAGAAGATTTAGGCAGCTATAATGACCAAATACCTGCCCTATATGCTTATTTTCAATCGGATGGGCAATTTTATGTGATTCAAGAGTGGGTGCAAGGGGATACACTCACAGCTAAATTTCGCCAACAAGGTGTATTTAGTGAAAGCGCAGTTAAAGACATTCTCGTGAATCTATTACCCGTCTTAGAGTACGTCCATTCTAAGCGGATCATTCACCGCGATATTAAACCAGATAACATTATTCTGCGCCATCGGGATAGCAAACCTGTACTGATTGACTTTGGTGCAGTGCGGGAATCTATGGGAACAGTATTCAATTCGCAAGGGTTACCTACCAGTTCGATTGTAATTGGGACACCAGGCTATATGCCGAGTGAACAAGCCGCAGGTAGACCGATGTATTCCAGTGATATATATAGTTTGGGAATGACAGCAATTTATTTGCTAACTGGGAAACAGCCGCATGAATTAGAGACAGACCCCAGGAATGGGGAAATTATCTGGCGGACACACGCCTTGAGTGTCAGTCCTACATTAGCAGATGTAATTGATCGCGCGATCGCCTACCACCCCAGAGAACGCTTCACCACCGCTAGAGAAATGTTACAAGCCTTGCAATTCGGTGCAGCTACCTTTCCCCCGACAGTAGGAACACCCCAAAGCATACCTGAACAGACAATTTCTGTTAGTCCAGCCGCTTCTCCTCAACCTACAAATCAAAGTGATGGTAAACAAAGAATTTTGGTGGGGAGTTTAATTACTGGTGGTTTAATTGCTGCGGTGGCGATTATTAGTTTCGCCAACAACAATAACCAACAACTGCAAACAGTAGATGAGTCTACGCCTGTACCTACTGAACAATCAACAATTGTTAATGAACCCCCATCAACCCCCATCTCTAGCCTTCCTACCGCAACCCCTACATCTGAACCGCAGACACCAACACAAACTAACCGTCCTTATTTGGGTATTCAGATGGTGACACTGACACCAGAAGATAAAGAAAAATTCAGGAATCAATTTGGAGATCGCATTAATATTACAGCAGATACTGGAGTTTTATTAGTTAATATCGTTCCGGGATATCCAGCATCTATTGGTGGATTACAATCTGGTGATGTGATTCGCAGTATTAATAATCAACCTGTCACCACAATTGAAGAAGTAGGAAAAATAGTGGAACAGAGTAGAATTGGTAGTCCTTTGCCAATCGAAGTAGAACGTAATCAGCAACTTGTCCAAGTTATCGTTACTCCTGCAACAAGACCATCACCAGAAGCAACTATCCAAAATTATTATGGACATATCAATCGCAGTGAATATGAAGCTGCGTGGAATTATCTATCTAAAGACCATCAAAACAACAAAGAATTGCATCCCAATGGCTTCAATTCATTCAAAGAATGGTGGGGAAAAGTTAGATATGTAGAGATTCAACAGTTGACAAGTCAAGAAATAAGTAACGAAACAGCAACCGTAGACTCTCAAGTTTCTTATTCAATGAAATCAGGCGGAACAATATCTCAATCTCTACGTTTCTTTTTAAAGCAAGAAACATCATCTCCACTATGGTTGATTTATAAAACAGAGAAACTTTAA
- a CDS encoding protein kinase domain-containing protein has product MTIQMLNDRYQVIRTLGAGGFGETYLAEDSYMPSKRRCVVKQLRPIHNNSQIYQLVQERFQREAAILEELGGKNDQIPSLYAYFSADGQFYLVQEWVEGDTLTAKVQQQGLLSENIVREILLNVLPILDYVHSQQIVHRDIKPDNIMVRHRDGKPVLIDFGAVRESMGTVVNSQGHPTSSIVIGTPGYMPSEQAAGRPVYSSDLYSLGLTAIYLLTGMQPQQLETDSQTGEIIWSNYAQNISPVIASVIDRAIAYHPRDRFPTAKAMLEALQSVANTIPPTQAFTRHSADIPVTKPLATTPTPNTIPATTQPPTSGNNQNALVIGGLIAGGLIGSSVIIGQVLTKSPQPLANQNITSSVTPQVIATPTPVTTSVAASPIPENPQPQIPPDVERPPLEQPDVPTTNNYFWLSERAVTDADLAGKTGFELDIMRNTIFAVHGRRFNNPGIQNYFNNQPWYRPLYSPKEFPGNLLSRLEQTNTAYIARYQDRNNLRYFKK; this is encoded by the coding sequence ATGACAATACAAATGTTAAACGATCGCTATCAAGTGATTCGCACATTGGGGGCTGGTGGCTTTGGTGAAACCTATCTCGCAGAAGATAGTTATATGCCGTCTAAGCGGCGGTGTGTGGTGAAACAACTCAGGCCAATTCATAACAATTCCCAGATTTATCAGTTAGTTCAAGAACGATTTCAAAGAGAAGCGGCAATTTTAGAAGAACTGGGCGGAAAAAATGACCAAATTCCGTCATTGTATGCTTATTTCTCTGCGGATGGGCAATTTTATTTAGTACAAGAGTGGGTGGAAGGGGATACACTCACCGCCAAAGTTCAACAGCAAGGGTTATTAAGTGAGAATATAGTCCGGGAAATATTGCTGAATGTCTTACCTATTCTGGATTACGTCCACTCTCAGCAAATCGTCCACCGTGATATTAAGCCAGATAATATCATGGTGCGTCATCGAGATGGGAAACCTGTACTGATTGACTTTGGTGCAGTGCGGGAATCAATGGGGACAGTGGTAAATTCCCAAGGTCATCCTACCAGTTCGATTGTCATTGGTACACCTGGGTATATGCCCAGTGAACAAGCCGCAGGTAGACCAGTGTATTCTAGTGATTTATATAGTTTAGGGCTGACCGCGATTTATTTGTTGACGGGGATGCAGCCACAACAATTAGAGACAGACTCACAAACTGGTGAAATTATTTGGAGTAATTACGCACAGAATATTAGTCCTGTTATCGCCAGTGTAATTGATCGGGCGATCGCCTACCATCCCCGCGATCGCTTCCCCACAGCAAAAGCCATGCTAGAGGCTTTGCAAAGTGTAGCTAACACCATACCACCAACTCAAGCATTCACAAGACATTCAGCAGACATCCCCGTTACCAAACCATTAGCCACCACACCAACGCCTAACACAATTCCCGCTACTACTCAGCCGCCAACTTCAGGTAATAATCAGAATGCGCTTGTCATTGGCGGTTTGATTGCAGGTGGGTTAATAGGTAGTTCTGTGATTATTGGTCAAGTATTAACAAAATCGCCGCAACCCCTAGCCAACCAAAATATTACGTCTTCAGTCACACCCCAAGTTATTGCAACTCCTACTCCTGTTACAACATCTGTAGCAGCGTCACCCATCCCAGAAAATCCTCAACCTCAAATACCTCCAGATGTCGAAAGACCACCATTAGAACAGCCAGATGTACCAACTACTAACAATTATTTTTGGCTTTCCGAAAGAGCTGTTACCGATGCAGATTTAGCTGGTAAAACTGGCTTTGAGCTAGATATTATGCGAAATACAATTTTCGCCGTTCACGGTCGCCGTTTTAACAATCCTGGAATTCAGAATTACTTTAACAACCAACCTTGGTATCGTCCTTTATACTCACCAAAAGAATTTCCGGGAAACCTACTCTCAAGATTAGAGCAGACCAATACAGCTTATATTGCTAGATATCAAGACCGTAATAATTTAAGATATTTTAAGAAATAA
- a CDS encoding GIY-YIG nuclease family protein: MTNETNLPTLTALEYIPYIDDNGQLPEDLQGKIGVYAIFNQERELQFVGYSRDVYLSLRQHLIRQPQQCYWVKVETIERPSRTILENIEQAWIAENGSLPVGNGEKKATWTQPIDVKTIMTPEEEANYQKPTNDELTQMKIIKNAARRLETEILAALELRGLKTQIRFNPKLKETGLLDLK, encoded by the coding sequence ATGACTAACGAAACAAATCTACCTACCCTGACAGCTTTAGAATATATTCCCTACATTGATGACAACGGTCAATTACCTGAAGATTTACAGGGAAAGATTGGAGTATATGCCATCTTTAATCAAGAAAGAGAACTGCAATTTGTTGGTTACTCTCGTGATGTTTACTTAAGCCTCAGACAGCATTTAATTCGTCAACCCCAACAATGTTATTGGGTGAAAGTGGAAACAATTGAGCGTCCTAGTCGGACAATTTTAGAAAATATTGAGCAGGCTTGGATAGCTGAAAATGGCAGTCTTCCCGTGGGTAATGGAGAAAAAAAAGCCACATGGACACAGCCTATTGATGTTAAAACAATAATGACACCGGAAGAAGAGGCTAATTATCAAAAACCCACTAATGATGAACTCACTCAAATGAAAATCATTAAAAATGCCGCCAGAAGATTAGAAACAGAAATTCTAGCGGCTTTAGAATTACGTGGTTTAAAAACACAAATTCGGTTCAATCCTAAGTTAAAAGAAACAGGGTTACTAGATTTAAAATAA
- the nifV gene encoding homocitrate synthase — translation MNPVLINDTTLRDGEQAASIAFNIEEKIAIATFLDVIGVDEIEVGIPAMGQAEQNAIAAICELGLQAKLLGWNRAVISDIQACIACGLQRVHISIPVSAIQINAKFQGQWQLVLQKLKDSVNFALDQGLFVSVGGEDSSRAEENFLLDLVLSAQELGASRFRYCDTVGILEPFTTYTKIKQLVTSLAIPVEMHTHNDFGLATANALAGIKAGAISINTTVNGLGERAGNAALEEVVMALKHLYHYDLNIDTRRLIEMSQLVTSASGYDLPPWKAVVGANNFAHESGIHAHGVLQNPNTYEPFAPEELGTSRRLVIGKHSGKHLLSSVLQQHDIILNPEETQSVLDAVREESVQKKRSLTTQELLYLVETQIKV, via the coding sequence ATGAACCCAGTTTTGATTAATGACACTACATTACGTGATGGTGAGCAAGCGGCTAGTATTGCTTTTAACATAGAAGAAAAAATAGCGATCGCCACATTTCTTGATGTTATTGGCGTTGATGAAATTGAAGTAGGGATTCCGGCTATGGGTCAGGCGGAACAGAACGCCATAGCAGCCATTTGTGAATTAGGTTTACAAGCCAAGCTATTGGGTTGGAATCGAGCTGTAATTTCCGATATTCAAGCTTGCATAGCTTGTGGGTTACAACGAGTACATATATCGATTCCCGTGTCTGCAATCCAAATTAATGCCAAATTTCAAGGACAATGGCAATTAGTGCTGCAAAAACTCAAAGATAGTGTAAATTTTGCCCTTGATCAAGGACTTTTTGTCTCTGTAGGGGGAGAAGACTCTTCCAGAGCCGAAGAAAACTTTCTGTTAGACCTAGTGCTATCTGCTCAAGAATTAGGCGCATCACGGTTTCGTTATTGTGACACAGTAGGCATTCTCGAACCTTTTACAACTTACACCAAAATCAAACAACTAGTAACATCTTTGGCTATACCAGTAGAAATGCACACTCACAATGATTTTGGTTTAGCCACAGCCAACGCCCTAGCCGGTATCAAAGCAGGTGCTATATCAATAAATACTACAGTTAATGGTTTAGGCGAAAGGGCTGGGAATGCAGCTTTAGAAGAAGTTGTGATGGCTCTAAAACACTTGTATCACTATGATTTAAATATTGACACACGACGATTAATAGAAATGTCTCAACTGGTAACATCCGCATCTGGTTATGATTTACCACCTTGGAAAGCCGTAGTAGGAGCAAATAACTTCGCCCATGAATCAGGTATTCATGCTCATGGGGTACTACAAAACCCCAACACTTATGAACCATTTGCACCAGAAGAACTAGGTACTTCCCGACGTTTAGTAATTGGTAAGCATTCCGGTAAACATCTGCTATCTAGCGTATTGCAGCAACACGACATTATCCTCAACCCTGAAGAAACCCAATCTGTGTTAGACGCAGTACGAGAAGAATCAGTCCAAAAAAAACGTAGCCTGACTACACAAGAACTCTTATATTTAGTTGAAACACAAATAAAAGTGTAG
- a CDS encoding superoxide dismutase: MFQFLQKTVALLLSAILLAACGTMPIAESQSVNTTETTAKSSLPVAYPDRELSASPAKLPPLPYDYTALSQAIDGETMKLHHDAHHASYVNNLNDALKKYPDLQKRSVEALLRDLDSVPEDIRTKVRNNGGGHLNHTIFWQIMSPDGGGQPTGKLAEEINQTFGSFDAFKTQFNAAGASRFGSGWVWLVRNPQGQLQIMTTANQDSPIMEGLYPIMGNDVWEHAYYLRYRNRRPEYLNNWWNVVNWAEIDKRAAIR, encoded by the coding sequence ATGTTTCAGTTTTTGCAAAAGACAGTTGCTTTGTTGTTGTCAGCAATTTTGCTTGCGGCTTGTGGAACAATGCCAATAGCTGAGTCACAGTCTGTCAATACCACAGAAACTACTGCTAAGTCTTCTTTACCTGTAGCTTACCCTGATCGAGAGTTAAGTGCTTCACCCGCCAAGTTACCGCCGTTACCCTATGATTACACAGCTTTGAGTCAAGCCATTGATGGAGAAACAATGAAACTGCATCATGATGCCCATCATGCTAGCTATGTCAATAATCTCAATGATGCGCTGAAGAAGTACCCGGATTTACAAAAAAGAAGTGTTGAAGCTTTGCTGAGAGATTTGGACAGTGTACCTGAAGATATTCGTACAAAAGTCCGAAATAACGGTGGGGGACACTTGAATCACACTATTTTCTGGCAAATCATGAGTCCTGACGGTGGTGGACAACCAACAGGGAAACTAGCCGAAGAAATTAATCAAACTTTTGGCAGTTTTGATGCTTTTAAAACTCAATTTAACGCAGCTGGTGCTAGTCGTTTTGGTAGTGGTTGGGTTTGGTTAGTGCGTAACCCCCAAGGCCAACTCCAGATTATGACTACGGCTAATCAGGATAGTCCCATTATGGAAGGGTTATATCCAATTATGGGGAATGATGTTTGGGAACACGCCTATTATCTGAGATATCGCAACCGTCGCCCAGAGTATTTGAACAATTGGTGGAATGTCGTGAATTGGGCGGAAATCGACAAACGAGCCGCTATTCGTTAG
- a CDS encoding APC family permease encodes MVTPRLLLRLPDAVALIVGIVIGAGIFQTPALVANQAGNDLAVLMLWLAGGLVSMIGALCYAELATTYPDVGGVYFYLKRAFGRAIAFLFAWARLTVIQTGSITLLAFVFGDYASQLWRIGSFSSSIYAAGVITLLTALNIFGLRQGKWTQNLLSVAKVLGLLLVVMFGLSATNDSVVTVESTSSGNWGLAMVFVLLSYGGWNEAAYISAEIQNRQRNMLRSLLWSIGIITAIYLLINWAYLRALGLANMAQSEAVAADLMRSIFGEPGAWFISFLIAISTLGAINATIFTGARTNYALGKDFSLFGFMGNWQQLSSTPGSALLVQAAIALGLVVLGTFTRKGFETMVDYTAPVFWFFFLLSGISLIVLRNQEPHITRPFRVPFYPVTPILFCLVCGYLLYSSLVYTNIGAVAGVLVVAAGIPFLIWNRYHQSVNSQQ; translated from the coding sequence ATGGTAACACCTAGGCTGTTGTTAAGATTACCAGATGCAGTGGCTTTAATTGTAGGGATTGTGATTGGTGCAGGCATTTTTCAAACTCCGGCATTGGTGGCGAATCAAGCCGGGAATGATCTTGCTGTACTGATGTTGTGGCTAGCTGGTGGCTTGGTCTCTATGATTGGTGCATTGTGCTATGCAGAGTTGGCAACAACCTATCCTGATGTTGGCGGGGTCTATTTTTATCTCAAGCGTGCATTTGGACGGGCGATCGCCTTTTTATTTGCCTGGGCGCGGCTAACAGTGATTCAAACTGGTTCTATTACTCTATTAGCCTTTGTTTTTGGTGATTATGCCTCCCAATTGTGGCGAATTGGTTCATTCTCTTCTTCTATCTATGCGGCAGGAGTAATTACTCTTTTAACAGCCTTAAATATTTTTGGTTTAAGACAGGGTAAATGGACGCAAAACTTACTATCTGTAGCTAAAGTTTTAGGTTTGTTACTAGTAGTGATGTTTGGACTGAGTGCCACAAATGATTCTGTTGTGACAGTAGAATCTACCTCATCAGGTAATTGGGGGCTAGCAATGGTGTTTGTGCTGTTGTCTTATGGCGGTTGGAACGAAGCGGCATACATTTCCGCAGAAATCCAAAATAGACAGCGCAATATGTTGCGATCGCTATTATGGAGTATTGGCATTATTACCGCCATTTACTTATTAATCAATTGGGCTTACCTACGCGCATTAGGATTAGCCAACATGGCGCAATCAGAAGCCGTAGCCGCAGATTTAATGCGCTCTATTTTCGGCGAACCAGGAGCTTGGTTTATTAGCTTTTTAATTGCAATTTCCACCTTGGGAGCAATCAACGCCACAATTTTCACGGGAGCGCGGACTAATTACGCTCTCGGTAAAGATTTTTCACTGTTTGGTTTTATGGGAAATTGGCAACAACTCTCCAGCACTCCCGGTTCTGCGCTGCTGGTACAGGCGGCGATCGCTTTGGGGCTGGTTGTATTAGGCACATTCACCCGTAAAGGGTTTGAAACGATGGTGGATTACACCGCGCCTGTATTTTGGTTCTTTTTCTTGCTTTCTGGCATATCTCTGATTGTGTTGCGAAACCAAGAACCACACATCACGCGCCCATTCCGTGTGCCATTTTATCCGGTCACACCGATACTTTTTTGTCTTGTCTGTGGTTACTTGCTTTACTCCAGCTTGGTTTACACAAATATAGGCGCAGTTGCTGGTGTTTTGGTAGTAGCAGCAGGTATTCCGTTTTTGATTTGGAATCGCTACCACCAATCAGTGAACAGTCAACAGTGA
- a CDS encoding SAM-dependent methyltransferase, producing MKLQKMLLILVTGVSIANLGLVGCTQPQNLESEAQSSAPTLTGQTETLAPTQPQERPADVPYVPTPQPVVDAMLKVAQVNKDDMLYDLGSGDGRIVNTAAQKYGTRGIGIDINPERIQEANTNAQQAGVTDRVKFIQQDLFNTDLSEATVVTLYLLPEINLKLRPKLFKELKPGTRVVSHAFDMGDWKPEKTLQVDGKTIYYWVIPAQIPANLR from the coding sequence ATGAAGTTACAAAAAATGCTACTTATCCTAGTTACAGGGGTTAGTATTGCCAATTTGGGTCTTGTTGGATGCACACAACCACAGAACTTAGAATCAGAAGCACAGTCTTCTGCACCTACATTAACAGGTCAGACTGAAACATTAGCTCCCACACAACCCCAAGAACGCCCTGCGGATGTTCCTTATGTGCCAACACCACAACCTGTAGTAGACGCAATGTTAAAAGTAGCACAAGTAAATAAAGATGATATGCTTTATGACTTGGGGAGTGGTGACGGTAGAATTGTGAATACAGCTGCTCAAAAGTACGGCACAAGAGGTATTGGCATAGATATTAATCCAGAACGTATCCAAGAAGCTAATACCAATGCCCAGCAAGCTGGAGTTACTGATCGGGTAAAGTTTATTCAGCAAGACCTATTTAACACTGATTTGAGTGAGGCTACCGTAGTAACCCTGTACCTCTTACCTGAAATCAATCTTAAACTACGTCCTAAGCTATTTAAAGAACTCAAACCCGGTACTAGGGTGGTATCCCACGCTTTTGATATGGGTGACTGGAAGCCTGAAAAGACACTGCAAGTAGATGGCAAAACTATTTACTATTGGGTGATTCCAGCACAAATTCCGGCTAATTTGCGCTAA